The Radiobacillus deserti genomic interval CTGGCAGCAACACTTTGATGGATACAAACGTTTTTATTGATTTGTCATCCACTCTCTCCAATAGCTTAGAATGAGTAATTCAAAATAACCAATACTACTCATAGAAGCTATGGAGGAGGAGGATGACGTTTGCTTTCAACACGACAATGGATTTGGCGCTTCTTAATCATACTGGTTTGTTTTGTCGTGCCGCTTCCCGTACACGCATCCTCTGCGCCCCTTGTATATGTACCAATTGGAGATAGTATTGCGGAGGGATGGCATGCCACAAGTGAAAATAAATCATACATTGATGTGTTTACCGCTTTAATAGAAAAAAAAGGCATGAACGTCGTTACAAAACCAGGTATTCGGATGGCAGGCGAAGGCTTGAAAACGGCCGCCTTTCCAAACCTTCCGACCATTATTAGATCTAAACCTGACTTGGTCACCATCGAATTTGGCACAAACGATAGTATGAAAACGAAGGATACTTATGCACCACCTGAGCAATTTAAAATGCTTTTGTGGCAGCTTGTAGAGCATTTACAAAACAGTCCCACCCATCCAACGATTCTACTGGTGACGACCTGGAATCGTGGTAAGCATTCCACTGTGTACGATCAAATCATTATAGATATAGGTAACGCGAAGAATATCCCTGTCGCAAACATCCAATCTGTTTGGAAAAACCGAACAGACACTAAAGGACCAAGTGGCAAACAAACCTTCAATGGGACTAGTGATCAGTGGCATCCAAATAATAAGGGGCATCAAGAAATTGCCAACATAATGTACAAGGCCATACAAAGTTATCTTAAATAAACCGGAATGGAGCAGTTCTCCATCCCGGTTTTTTACGTCATGGCTATTTAAATATATATAAAAAGGTTGAAGCTTGCCCTATTTAGAGCAAGCTTTTTTACGCCTCTCAATCATGTCCTTTACTATTTCCGGACTCGGCCCTCCAGTAATTTTCCTTTTCTCCACAAATGATTTTGGACAAATTATGCTTTCCCAATCCTGTTGTGTTATGTGGATATCCTCCAACCATTCATTAATTTCTTCAAGCTCTATATCATATAATTCTTTCCCTATATTTGTCGCTCTTTTCGCAATGACACTTGCCTTATAGTGCGCCTTTCGAAAAGAAACACCATATTCTCGAGCGAGTACATCTGCAAGTTCTGTTATGGTAATCATATTCTCTCTGGCCTGTTGCTCTGCTCTTACTTTATTGAATTCCATCGTTAAAATTACCGCTGTCATAAGTCGAATAACTCTTAAGCCCTTTTGGAACCCTTCATACAAATGAGGCTGAAGATCGTCTTCAGTATCATTAATATCTCCATATGGAGTGTTATGAATCATGTGAATAACAGCCAATCCTTCACTTGCAGCACTGCTCGCCAGTGCTCTTGAATGTTCGATCGACACAGGATTTCGTTTCTGTGGCATGATACTACTTATTTGAACATAGGCATCCGATACGTGAAGTAACCCTACTTCTTTAGATGCCATTCGTAAAAATTCTTGTATCCATCTCCCCATATTGGTCATGGTACTAATTAGTACCTGTGCAGACTCAATCAAGTAGTCCCCTGTCGCAATGGCGTCATAGGAATTCTCTACTAACCCATCGAAATCTAGTAATTCTGCGACTCGTTCCCTATTAATAGGAAATCCTGTTGTCGTAATCGCCGCTGCACCCATTGGAGATTTATTTACCGTAGACAAAGCACGTTCCATACGCTCAATGTCTCTAAAGAGATTATCAGCGATCGCAACCATATAATGTCCGAATGTTGTCGGTTGGGCTGGCTGTGTATGAGTATGTGCAGGCATAACCGTTTCTTTATGCTGGTCCGCTTTCTCGAGAATGACTTCATAGAGAATTCTCGCTTCGGAAACCATCGTACTTAAATAATCCCGTATCACAATTCGATACATGGTCTCGCCCATATCATTTCGGCTTTTTGCAATATGCATTTTGCCAGCCAACTCTTCTCCAATAATCTCTGCAACCTTGGACTCGACTAAGAAAAATAAGTCCTCGTACTCTGGGGTGTACTCCAGATTTGATACATCTAGTTGTTCAACTTTTTTGATCCCCTTGAGGATTTCTGTTCCTTCTGCAGGTGCTAAGATTCCCTGTTCAATGAGCATCGTTGTATGAGCTTTATGAATGGCAAACATGGCCCCAAAAAGATATTCACGTTGGTCATGGAATATAGGTTTTAACAATTCTTCAACATAAGTCTCTCCCGGGAACTTAGTGCCATCTCTTTTTTCAAACTCCTCTTTTATATTTGCCATATGCAACCCCCTTCCACCTATAGTGAATTCTCTGTTTTTACTCCTAGGAACTTGGACGAGACAAAAAGAACAACCGAGATTAATCCAACTTGAATCATTCCGTAAGCTGCTGCCTGACCAATATTAAACATTCTTAATTGATTCATTATTTCAATAGAAATTGGTCTATTTCCTATTGTATATAAGAGAACAGATGTCGGAAATTCCCCAACCGCTTGAACAAATGCCAGCAACGTACCACTTAAAACACCAGGTAAAATAATGGGGATAACCACTTTTTTAAAGGTATAGAACCACTTTGCTCCCAGATTCTGAGCTGCTTCCTCAATAGAATCATCCATTTGTTCCAAAACTGCCGTCGTGGACCGTACTACTAAAGGAATAAATCTTACAAAGTAAGCTAGTGGAAGAATCCAAAATGTTCCGACTAGGATATTCCCGAAAGAGAATACAGATGGCTGATTAAAGGCTAATATTAAATTCATCCCAACGACCGTAGCGGG includes:
- a CDS encoding SGNH/GDSL hydrolase family protein, whose translation is MLSTRQWIWRFLIILVCFVVPLPVHASSAPLVYVPIGDSIAEGWHATSENKSYIDVFTALIEKKGMNVVTKPGIRMAGEGLKTAAFPNLPTIIRSKPDLVTIEFGTNDSMKTKDTYAPPEQFKMLLWQLVEHLQNSPTHPTILLVTTWNRGKHSTVYDQIIIDIGNAKNIPVANIQSVWKNRTDTKGPSGKQTFNGTSDQWHPNNKGHQEIANIMYKAIQSYLK
- the argH gene encoding argininosuccinate lyase, translated to MANIKEEFEKRDGTKFPGETYVEELLKPIFHDQREYLFGAMFAIHKAHTTMLIEQGILAPAEGTEILKGIKKVEQLDVSNLEYTPEYEDLFFLVESKVAEIIGEELAGKMHIAKSRNDMGETMYRIVIRDYLSTMVSEARILYEVILEKADQHKETVMPAHTHTQPAQPTTFGHYMVAIADNLFRDIERMERALSTVNKSPMGAAAITTTGFPINRERVAELLDFDGLVENSYDAIATGDYLIESAQVLISTMTNMGRWIQEFLRMASKEVGLLHVSDAYVQISSIMPQKRNPVSIEHSRALASSAASEGLAVIHMIHNTPYGDINDTEDDLQPHLYEGFQKGLRVIRLMTAVILTMEFNKVRAEQQARENMITITELADVLAREYGVSFRKAHYKASVIAKRATNIGKELYDIELEEINEWLEDIHITQQDWESIICPKSFVEKRKITGGPSPEIVKDMIERRKKACSK